Proteins encoded in a region of the Raphanus sativus cultivar WK10039 chromosome 8, ASM80110v3, whole genome shotgun sequence genome:
- the LOC108822121 gene encoding uncharacterized protein LOC108822121, whose translation MSSDGKSMVSGAFKSEKPKGAAADSAPETTKLNSAPNVSSDLSIGVPHSKNTGVSIGRPKPKRTTGAAVETAKSTFSSGVKGKGAVSSANKGKAIVTASGGEVITFRHAKYGLHEREVRFRLIHYWESRIIKTKVLLGIEMLLIDEEGTVIQDFLSAGKVDTYLPHMKAGGLYRLHNFFGSYNKKLYRVADPDFTISFTSTSVLAALDDGSLCIPEDRFRFHGYAEFEAACDLKGDLYDCIGHIKLVNGQVLGNSLGINVNEIASTRQVQLHVQTHDGPVMKLHLWDEAALRFGEKFKASGGAARVVLVTTLNPKRFGFGGGALGLSSMTSSRVFLDEDVQATRDYLSWLNSNLAVANRVDAAVVTKPESVTIGELFSYMKHADAKAAWFECVATIGDIVHGSAWYYIGCGVCHTKAIKGATTHV comes from the exons ATGAGTTCCGACGGCAAATCCATGGTGTCTGGTGCTTTCAAATCGGAGAAACCAAAAGGCGCGGCCGCTGACTCTGCTCCAGAGACGACCAAGCTCAACAGCGCTCCCAATGTCTCTTCTGACCTCTCGATCGGCGTACCCCACTCGAAGAATACCGGTGTCTCGATCGGCCGACCTAAACCGAAGAGAACTACTG GGGCGGCCGTTGAGACCGCGAAGTCCACTTTCTCTTCAGGCGTTAAAGGCAAAGGCGCTGTCTCATCTGCCAACAAAGGGAAAGCCATCGTTACCGCCAGCGGCGGAGAAGTGATAACTTTCAGACATGCTAAATACGGACTGCATGAACGCGAAGTAAGGTTCCGGTTGATACACTATTGGGAATCTCGAATAATCAAGACGAAGGTGCTGCTCGGTATCGAAATGCTGCTCATTGATGAAGAG GGAACTGTCATCCAGGACTTCCTCTCAGCTGGGAAGGTAGATACTTATCTGCCACACATGAAGGCTGGTGGCCTTTACAGGCTTCACAACTTCTTCGGGTCTTACAACAAGAAACTCTATCGAGTGGCCGATCCAGACTTCACCATCTCCTTCACATCGACTTCTGTCCTCGCTGCCCTGGATGATGGCTCGCTGTGTATCCCTGAGGACCGTTTCCGATTCCACGGATATGCAGAGTTCGAGGCTGCCTGCGACCTGAAAGGGGATCTTTATG ATTGTATTGGGCATATCAAACTTGTGAATGGCCAGGTCCTAGGCAACAGCCTCGGGATAAATGTAAACGAGATAGCTTCTACCCGCCAAGTTCAGCTTCATGTTCAAACACATGA TGGTCCGGTGATGAAGCTGCACCTATGGGACGAGGCTGCCCTACGCTTTGGGGAGAAATTTAAAGCATCTGGAGGAGCTGCAAGAGTGGTTTTAGTTACCACTTTAAACCCGAAACGGTTTGGATTTGGAG GTGGTGCACTAGGTCTCTCTTCTATGACGTCATCCCGTGTATTCCTTGACGAGGATGTTCAGGCAACCCGTGATTATCTCTCTTG GTTGAACTCAAACTTAGCTGTGGCTAACCGAGTTGATGCTGCCGTTGTTACTAAGCCTGAGTCAGTGACCATAGGCGAGCTCTTCTCTTACATGAAGCATGCTGATGCAAAG GCTGCTTGGTTTGAGTGCGTAGCAACCATTGGCGATATTGTGCATGGTTCAGCATGGTATTACATAGGGTGTGGTGTATGCCACACTAAGGCCATCAAAGGTGCTACCACACATGTGTAA
- the LOC108821736 gene encoding serine/threonine-protein kinase STY46 isoform X1 — protein MVEMEDNNEESCGSRVISDILPTSQAAIDRRERMKMEVFDEVISRLRQSDDIDADLPGFVDDLWAHFNRLPARYALDVNVERAEDVLMHQRLLHSALDPHNRPVIQVRLVQVQPPGISAADSTTLDSLTNEPDQQTSTRKSIHPPPAFGSSPNLEALALVATISHDEEGDNSVPNNSRPLHEITFSTVDKPKLLFQLTALLAELGLNIQEAHAFSTTDGYSLDVFVVDGWPYEEVDRLRIALEKEAAKIELQDQSWPMQQSFSPEKENAQTGVRTAKDHVSIPTDGTDVWEINLQHLKFGHKIASGSYGDLYKGTYCSQEVAIKVLKPERLDSELEKEFAQEVFIMRKVRHKNVVQFIGACTKPPHLCIVTEFMPGGSVYDYLHKQKGVFKLPALLKVAIDICKGMNYLHQNNIIHRDLKAANLLMDEHEVVKVADFGVARVKAQTGVMTAETGTYRWMAPEVIEHKPYDHKADVFSYGIVLWELLTGKIPYEYMTPLQAAVGVVQKGLRPTIAKKTHPKMRELMERLWEKDPTLRPDFSEIIDQLQEISKEVEDEEEEKKRSPTGGGGIFAALRRTATHH, from the exons atGGTGGAGATGGAGGACAACAACGAGGAGAGTTGCGGGAGTAGAGTGATCAGCGATATCTTGCCGACGTCTCAGGCAGCCATAGACCGTCGAGAGCGGATGAAAATGGAGGTTTTCGATGAGGTTATCAGCCGTCTCCGTCAATCTGACGACATAGACGCCGATCTCCCTGGTTTCGTTGACGACCTCTGGGCTCACTTCAATCGTCTCCCCGCTCG gtATGCTTTGGATGTGAATGTAGAGAGGGCTGAAGACGTTCTCATGCACCAGAGATTGCTTCATTCTGCTCTAGATCCACACAACCGGCCTGTTATCCAAGTTCGTCTCGTCCAG GTTCAACCTCCGGGGATCTCAGCTGCTGACTCCACTACCTTGGACTCTCTTACCAATGAGCCTGATCAACAAACTTCCACCAGAAAAAG CATTCATCCGCCGCCTGCCTTTGGTTCATCTCCCAATCTCGAAGCACTTGCACTTGTGGCGACTATATCCCATGACGAGGAGGGAGACAACTCTGTGCCTAACAATTCACG GCCCTTGCATGAGATAACCTTTTCCACAGTAGACAAGCCTAAACTCCTTTTTCAg TTAACCGCATTGCTTGCTGAGCTTGGACTTAACATTCAAGAGGCCCATGCTTTTTCTACAACTGATGGCTACTCTCTAGATGTCTTTGTTGTTGATGGTTGGCCTTACGAg GAAGTAGACAGACTTAGAATAGCATTGGAGAAAGAAGCAGCAAAAATCGAG TTGCAGGACCAAAGCTGGCCTATGCAGCAATCCTTCTCTCCTGAAAAGGAAAATGCGCAAACAGGTGTCAGGACGGCGAAAGATCATGTGTCAATACCCACTGATGGAACTGATGTTTGGGAAATCAACCTTCAACACTTGAAGTTCGGGCATAAAATAGCATCTGGTTCTTATGGAGATTT GTATAAAGGTACATATTGTAGCCAGGAAGTCGCTATCAAAGTCCTCAAGCCAGAGCGTCTAGATTCTGAGCTAGAGAAAGAGTTTGCCCAAGAAGTCTTTATTATGAG GAAAGTGCGACACAAGAACGTCGTTCAGTTCATTGGTGCTTGCACTAAGCCACCACATCTGTGTATTGTTACAG AATTCATGCCGGGGGGAAGTGTATATGACTATCTACACAAGCAAAAGGGCGTCTTTAAGCTTCCAGCTCTGTTAAAAGTAGCTATAGATATCTGCAAAGGGATGAACTACTTgcaccaaaataatataattcacAGAGATTTAAAGGCTGCCAACCTTTTAATGGACGAGCATGAG GTAGTTAAGGTTGCTGACTTTGGAGTGGCTAGAGTAAAAGCACAAACAGGAGTGATGACGGCTGAAACAGGAACATATCGCTGGATGGCTCCGGAGGTGATAGAACACAAGCCATATGATCACAAGGCAGACGTTTTCAGCTACGGGATTGTGCTATGGGAGCTGTTGACTGGCAAG ATTCCATATGAATACATGACGCCATTGCAGGCAGCAGTAGGGGTGGTTCAGAAG GGACTACGGCCTACAATCGCTAAGAAGACGCATCCGAAAATGAGAGAGCTGATGGAGAGATTGTGGGAGAAGGATCCAACGCTGAGACCAGACTTCTCAGAGATAATAGATCAGCTACAAGAGATATCCAAGGAA GTagaagacgaggaggaggagaagaaaagATCACCAACGGGAGGAGGAGGTATCTTTGCGGCTCTCAGGAGAACTGCAACACATCACTAA
- the LOC108821736 gene encoding serine/threonine-protein kinase STY46 isoform X2, with translation MFGDSSFLKVQPPGISAADSTTLDSLTNEPDQQTSTRKSIHPPPAFGSSPNLEALALVATISHDEEGDNSVPNNSRPLHEITFSTVDKPKLLFQLTALLAELGLNIQEAHAFSTTDGYSLDVFVVDGWPYEEVDRLRIALEKEAAKIELQDQSWPMQQSFSPEKENAQTGVRTAKDHVSIPTDGTDVWEINLQHLKFGHKIASGSYGDLYKGTYCSQEVAIKVLKPERLDSELEKEFAQEVFIMRKVRHKNVVQFIGACTKPPHLCIVTEFMPGGSVYDYLHKQKGVFKLPALLKVAIDICKGMNYLHQNNIIHRDLKAANLLMDEHEVVKVADFGVARVKAQTGVMTAETGTYRWMAPEVIEHKPYDHKADVFSYGIVLWELLTGKIPYEYMTPLQAAVGVVQKGLRPTIAKKTHPKMRELMERLWEKDPTLRPDFSEIIDQLQEISKEVEDEEEEKKRSPTGGGGIFAALRRTATHH, from the exons ATGTTTGGTGACTCATCTTTTCTTAAGGTTCAACCTCCGGGGATCTCAGCTGCTGACTCCACTACCTTGGACTCTCTTACCAATGAGCCTGATCAACAAACTTCCACCAGAAAAAG CATTCATCCGCCGCCTGCCTTTGGTTCATCTCCCAATCTCGAAGCACTTGCACTTGTGGCGACTATATCCCATGACGAGGAGGGAGACAACTCTGTGCCTAACAATTCACG GCCCTTGCATGAGATAACCTTTTCCACAGTAGACAAGCCTAAACTCCTTTTTCAg TTAACCGCATTGCTTGCTGAGCTTGGACTTAACATTCAAGAGGCCCATGCTTTTTCTACAACTGATGGCTACTCTCTAGATGTCTTTGTTGTTGATGGTTGGCCTTACGAg GAAGTAGACAGACTTAGAATAGCATTGGAGAAAGAAGCAGCAAAAATCGAG TTGCAGGACCAAAGCTGGCCTATGCAGCAATCCTTCTCTCCTGAAAAGGAAAATGCGCAAACAGGTGTCAGGACGGCGAAAGATCATGTGTCAATACCCACTGATGGAACTGATGTTTGGGAAATCAACCTTCAACACTTGAAGTTCGGGCATAAAATAGCATCTGGTTCTTATGGAGATTT GTATAAAGGTACATATTGTAGCCAGGAAGTCGCTATCAAAGTCCTCAAGCCAGAGCGTCTAGATTCTGAGCTAGAGAAAGAGTTTGCCCAAGAAGTCTTTATTATGAG GAAAGTGCGACACAAGAACGTCGTTCAGTTCATTGGTGCTTGCACTAAGCCACCACATCTGTGTATTGTTACAG AATTCATGCCGGGGGGAAGTGTATATGACTATCTACACAAGCAAAAGGGCGTCTTTAAGCTTCCAGCTCTGTTAAAAGTAGCTATAGATATCTGCAAAGGGATGAACTACTTgcaccaaaataatataattcacAGAGATTTAAAGGCTGCCAACCTTTTAATGGACGAGCATGAG GTAGTTAAGGTTGCTGACTTTGGAGTGGCTAGAGTAAAAGCACAAACAGGAGTGATGACGGCTGAAACAGGAACATATCGCTGGATGGCTCCGGAGGTGATAGAACACAAGCCATATGATCACAAGGCAGACGTTTTCAGCTACGGGATTGTGCTATGGGAGCTGTTGACTGGCAAG ATTCCATATGAATACATGACGCCATTGCAGGCAGCAGTAGGGGTGGTTCAGAAG GGACTACGGCCTACAATCGCTAAGAAGACGCATCCGAAAATGAGAGAGCTGATGGAGAGATTGTGGGAGAAGGATCCAACGCTGAGACCAGACTTCTCAGAGATAATAGATCAGCTACAAGAGATATCCAAGGAA GTagaagacgaggaggaggagaagaaaagATCACCAACGGGAGGAGGAGGTATCTTTGCGGCTCTCAGGAGAACTGCAACACATCACTAA
- the LOC108821738 gene encoding LOW QUALITY PROTEIN: uncharacterized protein LOC108821738 (The sequence of the model RefSeq protein was modified relative to this genomic sequence to represent the inferred CDS: inserted 1 base in 1 codon) gives MSGGPSKRRRRTDHSVVKIWERELGQLPNRSFSNRFSASEHLLNRLGLHKKLEKHTGCVNTVSFNAGGDILVSGSDDRQVILWDWDTATVKLSFDSGHCNNVFQAXFMPFSDDRSIVTSAADGQVRYSKILESGKVETCLLGIHQGQVHKLAIEPGSPFSFYTCGEDGAVKHFDLRTRVATNLFTCKEAKFNLIVYLNAIAVDPRNPGLLAVGGMDEYARVYDIRRYRSESWCNYTEPVDHFSPAHLIGNHHVGITGLAYSDQSELLVSYMDEFIYLFSPDMGMGPNPPSSSETDSETEVTRTTESETEVRRTTQPQVYKEHSNRETVKGVGFFGPKCEYVVSGSDCGRIFVWRKKDGELLRAMEADKHVVNCVESHPHMPLISSSGIETDIKIWTPGGTEELGSPRTAEQASVSGNSRWFMFYDEEGDNHGPVYYVDDDDDEEEDENDSDDDSSEDDESAEEEGDSDVDIRKDNDENDGGKNDDDDDDVEDRG, from the exons ATGAGTGGAGGGCCGAGCAAAAGGAGGAGAAGAACCGACCATTCCGTCGTGAAAATCTGGGAAAGGGAGTTGGGTCAGCTGCCCAACCGCAGTTTCTCCAACCGTTTCTCAGCCTCTGAG CATCTATTGAACCGTCTTGGTCTCCACAAGAAGCTAGAAAAGCATACGGGCTGTGTCAACACGGTAAGCTTCAATGCTGGTGGAGATATCCTTGTTTCCGGCTCTGATGATAGACAAGTTATACTCTGGGATTGGGACACTGCTACTGTCAAGCTGTCTTTCGATTCTGGACACTGCAACAATGTTTTCCAAG AATTCATGCCTTTCTCTGACGATCGCAGCATTGTCACGTCTGCTGCTGATGGACAG GTTAGGTATTCGAAAATTCTAGAGTCGGGAAAAGTAGAGACTTGTCTGTTGGGTATACATCAAGGACAGGTCCACAAATTGGCTATTGAGCCTGGTAGTCCTTTCTCATTCTACACTTGTGGTGAGGATGGTGCTGTAAAGCAT TTTGATCTTAGGACTCGGGTGGCTACAAATCTTTTCACTTGTAAAGAAGCAAAGTTCAATTTAATTGTCTACTTGAATGCAATTGCAGTTGATCCGAGGAACCCTGGTCTTCTTGCCGTGGGTGGAATGGATGAGTATGCTCGTGTCTATGACATTCGCAGATACCGTTCCGAGAGTTGGTGTAATTATACCGAACCCGTTGACCACTTTTCTCCTGCCCATTTGATTGGAAACCATCATGTGGGAATAACAGGCCTGGCTTACTCAGATCAAAGTGAGCTCCTTGTTTCGTATATGGACGAGTTCATCTATCTTTTCAGCCCTGATATGGGGATGGGCCCGAATCCCCCCTCTTCATCTGAGACTGACAGTGAGACTGAGGTGACGAGGACGACTGAGAGTGAGACTGAGGTGAGGAGGACGACGCAGCCGCAGGTTTATAAAGAGCACAGTAACCGGGAAACAGTCAAGGGTGTGGGCTTTTTTGGACCAAAGTGTGAGTACGTGGTTAGTGGTTCTGACTGCGGCAGAATATTTGTTTGGAGGAAGAAAGACGGAGAGCTTCTACGTGCCATGGAAGCAGATAAACATGTTGTCAACTGTGTGGAGTCTCATCCTCACATGCCACTCATTTCTAGTAGTGGGATCGAGACTGACATCAAAATTTGGACTCCTGGAGGAACTGAGGAACTCGGTTCGCCTCGAACTGCAGAACAG GCTTCGGTTTCTGGTAACTCTCGTTGGTTCATGTTTTATGATGAAGAGGGAGATAATCATGGACCCGTGTATTatgtggatgatgatgatgacgaggaggaagatgaaAATGATTCTGATGATGACAGTTCAGAGG